Proteins encoded by one window of Candidatus Nomurabacteria bacterium:
- a CDS encoding tRNA-guanine transglycosylase: MAFKFTIEQKLKGTLGRVGILETPHGSIKTPAFVTVGTKATVKSLNPEQVALAGAQVVLANTYHLYLQPGDEIVRDAGGLGKFMHWQGPTMTDSGGFQVFSLGAAYGKDISKVVKITDPSLMIPERFDDSDAPRLANIGQDGVSFKSHLDGSLHYITPEKSIQIQHNLGADIIFAFDECTSPTENIQYQEEALDRTHAWAKRSLEEHKKLEEGKILMGSNLVHTQVLGSPHVVGPDHSSVLSLNPHPQALFGIVQGGREESLRKKSAEIISTMEVDGKSFDGFGIGGSFAKEDMETAVKWVNEVLHEEKPRHLLGIGEPEDLFMGVENGVDLFDCVLPTRLGRNGTIYTKYGKISITNTKYRTDYTPIEEGCGCYTCQNYTRAYVAHLFHGKEMLAGTLASIHNLYFIVHLVDSMREAILNDTFFELKEKFLRNYKN, translated from the coding sequence ATGGCATTTAAATTCACGATTGAACAAAAATTAAAGGGAACGCTTGGGAGAGTAGGAATTCTCGAAACCCCACATGGCAGTATCAAAACTCCTGCCTTTGTTACTGTTGGCACCAAGGCAACTGTCAAATCTCTTAACCCAGAACAAGTTGCATTAGCTGGTGCGCAAGTAGTACTCGCCAACACGTACCATCTTTATTTACAGCCCGGTGATGAGATCGTACGAGATGCAGGCGGTCTTGGGAAATTCATGCATTGGCAAGGTCCAACCATGACGGACTCGGGTGGTTTTCAAGTTTTTTCGCTCGGCGCAGCATATGGTAAAGATATTTCAAAAGTTGTCAAAATTACTGATCCATCTCTCATGATCCCGGAACGATTTGATGACTCTGATGCACCGAGGCTTGCTAATATCGGACAAGATGGCGTGTCGTTCAAGTCGCACCTCGACGGTAGCCTGCATTACATTACACCTGAAAAATCTATCCAAATCCAACATAACTTGGGTGCTGATATTATATTTGCATTTGATGAATGCACATCACCAACTGAAAATATACAATACCAAGAAGAAGCTCTCGATCGAACGCACGCGTGGGCGAAGCGGAGCTTGGAAGAACATAAGAAATTAGAAGAAGGAAAAATTTTAATGGGTTCAAACTTAGTCCATACTCAGGTCCTCGGGTCTCCCCACGTAGTGGGGCCAGACCATTCGTCTGTACTAAGTTTGAACCCACATCCCCAAGCACTTTTTGGTATTGTCCAAGGTGGCAGGGAAGAAAGTTTACGTAAAAAATCGGCAGAAATTATTAGCACCATGGAAGTTGATGGTAAGTCATTTGATGGTTTTGGTATCGGTGGCTCTTTCGCCAAGGAAGATATGGAAACTGCCGTCAAATGGGTAAATGAAGTACTGCACGAAGAGAAACCTCGCCACTTGCTCGGTATTGGTGAACCAGAAGATCTCTTTATGGGTGTCGAAAATGGCGTTGATCTTTTCGACTGTGTTCTGCCGACTCGTCTTGGCCGCAATGGCACGATCTATACCAAGTACGGCAAAATTAGCATTACGAATACAAAATATCGCACTGACTATACACCGATCGAAGAAGGTTGCGGCTGTTACACATGTCAAAACTACACACGGGCGTATGTAGCCCATCTTTTTCACGGCAAGGAAATGCTTGCTGGTACGCTCGCTTCGATTCATAACCTTTACTTTATCGTGCATCTCGTTGATTCGATGCGAGAGGCAATTTTGAATGATACGTTTTTTGAACTTAAAGAAAAATTTCTTAG